The Candidatus Zixiibacteriota bacterium genome includes the window GCGAGTTATTTTGTGCGCCGGTCCGTCATCGTCTTCCCAGTCGAGGTGGCAATTCAGACAATTATCACTGTTTCCCTGACCTAAAACGGGTATGTATAATAACGCCAACGCCAGTATGCTCAATATAGTTTTCATAATCATGCCTTTATTCCACCAGGTAACCAATGATTGTCATAGCCAGCATAAACAGAACCACGACTGCCCCGAAGGCTACGACTAACTTAGATCGTTTACTTTTTGCCGCCTTTCTGTCTAAAGCCGGTATTAATAGCCAGATCATCCCGCCCAGTCCAAACACAGCCATTCCGAAAAGTTCGCCTTCGATGAACCACACATGCGCGGGCAGCATTTTCAGGGCTTGAAACGCGAACATAAAATACCATTCGGGTCTGATAACGGCCGGGGGCGGTGCGAAGGGATCGGCTTTTTCACCCAACGGCCAATGGATAACGCCGATTCCATCCGGGAAAATAACCGCGAGGAGCGCGAGGATGTTTAACATTATCAGCCAAACCAGAGCGTCACGATACAGAAAATTGGGGAAGAACTTGATATATTTTTTTTCTTCAGGTTTTTTGTCGGCCCATTCAAGAGGCTCGCTCATGCCCTGACGCTGGATAAAGATCAAATGTAAAGATAATAATCCAACGAATAGGGCCGGCAAGATCGCGACGTGCAATCCGAAGAATCGCCCAATCGTAGCCCCGGTAACCTCCTCACCGCCGCGCATGATAATCATCAGTTGCTTTCCAATAATCGGAACCGCGCCAGCCATCCCGGTACCAACTCGAGTCGCGAAGAAAGACAACTCATTCCAGGGAAGAAGATATCCTGAAAACCCGAATGCCAATGATAACCCCAGGATGCCGATACCGGTGTACCAGGTTAATTCTCTCGGCTTGCGATAAGCGTGGGTGAAAAATACGGTAAACATGTGGAGGAAGGCAAAAAGGACCATCAAATTTGCCGACCATGAGTGAAGCGATCGAATCAACCATCCGAAGGAAACTTCGGTGACAATAAATTTTACCGATTCATAGGCCGATTCAGCCCCCGGGCGATAATACATCAACAGCAAAATTCCGGTGCAAACCTGAACCAGGAATAGAAACAGGGTAACGCCGCCCAGATAATAAAAAGAAGAATGATTATGCCGGGGGACGATTTTACTGCTCATGTAATCGATCAGGGCTTTAATTTTCAGGCGACTGTCAATCCAATTAAATGATAGCTCTTTCAAGTTCGAAACTCTGCGATTATTATCATTCGGCATTATGACGTCTCCCTGGCAACAAAGATTTCATCGCCGACTTCATTGACAATGTATTGTTCCAACGGTTTCGGGGGAGGGCCTGATATATTATTGCCGTTCAGATCGTATCGACCGTTATGGCAGGAACACCAGATTATTCCCAGATCGGGGCGATGCTGAACGGTGCAGTCGAGATGAGTACAGGCCGCGGCCAGAGCTTTTAGTTCGCCTTCGGGAGTTGCGACGATTATACCGAGAGAACGGCCAAATTTGAAGGTTTTGGATTTTTTGGCTTCGGCTTCAATTTCAGCACGCCCGAATGGTAATTTGACTTGCGATACGTTGGCTTCGCCTGATTCGGGCGGAATAATGAATTTTACAACGGGGAAGAAAACCGATGCAAGAAAAGCGACTATTCCGCCCCCCGTTATCCATTTTATAAAGCCACGTCTGGAAACGTTTTTTTCCTGCAATATTTACCCTTTCGATCAAAATTCCCGGATTTAAAAGCGCACTTATACCCTGAGCAATATCTCAAGTCAATAAAATTAAAACAACCCCTAATGTTGTAGATATCTCAGACAGGAATGTAATAATAATGTGTCACATCGGCAATAGAAAAATTGAGTTAGATAATCCATGATAGTCCATGATGCAGATTTTTATTGATAATATCACGATTGCTTACGTCAATATAATTGTAAAATCACGGTTTCAACAATTTTCGGCTTATTTATTGAATGCCGAAATGAATATAGGAGTGGCAAATGTTGCGAGATATCCCGGAAGCTGTAAAAAAAAGAATGAATTATCTTGAAGAGATGGATGCCCGCGATAGAACCGACGGCACCGACCGAATGGATCGCCTGCGTCAGATTCCTCCCGAATCGGGAAAATTTATTGCTTTGATGGCCGCTTCCGCTCCGGCCGGGGATATTCTTGAAATCGGAACCAGCGCCGGGTATTCCACTCTCTGGTTATCTCTCGCTGCGCGAGAAAGGAATTGTAAAATATATACATTTGAACTACTCGAGAAAAAAGTAAAGCTGGCTCGGCAAACTTTTGCCGAAGCGGCGGTGGAAGATGTGGTTTCGCTAATTGCCGATGATGCCTTAAATCATATTGATAAATATTCGGGAGTGGCTTTTTGTTTTCTTGACGCTGAGAAGGAAATTTACGC containing:
- a CDS encoding O-methyltransferase — its product is MLRDIPEAVKKRMNYLEEMDARDRTDGTDRMDRLRQIPPESGKFIALMAASAPAGDILEIGTSAGYSTLWLSLAARERNCKIYTFELLEKKVKLARQTFAEAAVEDVVSLIADDALNHIDKYSGVAFCFLDAEKEIYAACYKEVIPVLASGGILIADNVISHKADLQPWIDEVLADPKVDALVIPIGKGLLLCRKR
- a CDS encoding cytochrome b N-terminal domain-containing protein, translated to MPNDNNRRVSNLKELSFNWIDSRLKIKALIDYMSSKIVPRHNHSSFYYLGGVTLFLFLVQVCTGILLLMYYRPGAESAYESVKFIVTEVSFGWLIRSLHSWSANLMVLFAFLHMFTVFFTHAYRKPRELTWYTGIGILGLSLAFGFSGYLLPWNELSFFATRVGTGMAGAVPIIGKQLMIIMRGGEEVTGATIGRFFGLHVAILPALFVGLLSLHLIFIQRQGMSEPLEWADKKPEEKKYIKFFPNFLYRDALVWLIMLNILALLAVIFPDGIGVIHWPLGEKADPFAPPPAVIRPEWYFMFAFQALKMLPAHVWFIEGELFGMAVFGLGGMIWLLIPALDRKAAKSKRSKLVVAFGAVVVLFMLAMTIIGYLVE
- a CDS encoding ubiquinol-cytochrome c reductase iron-sulfur subunit produces the protein MQEKNVSRRGFIKWITGGGIVAFLASVFFPVVKFIIPPESGEANVSQVKLPFGRAEIEAEAKKSKTFKFGRSLGIIVATPEGELKALAAACTHLDCTVQHRPDLGIIWCSCHNGRYDLNGNNISGPPPKPLEQYIVNEVGDEIFVARETS